The sequence AGATAATGTTTTGAAaggaagattttttttaatatcaaaattagtttttgtgaattttgatttttatgaaatcacattatatattaaatatgtacatagtaaatttgttttaaaattttagacaTGTTTTCtatttatgatatatatgttatttggaaaaataaaaattcaattaaattaaaatatagttgacagcaattaataaataaatggtttaataatgaaaattattatatagattatttttaatttttacgaGTAACTATGTAACTGAATATTGTAAGAATAAATATAAACACGACACGCAAAAAAAACTgacttctaaaataatattatagagataatATTCAGCGTTTTCAacccaaaaataaaaagttgtgCATACAGAAAGTACAACCTTAAGGTTGGGCGTTTTAGAATATCATCAAGTTTGGCTCATCTTTACTTAAACAACCAATTTCTTCTTCTAGATAGTCCTCTCTATTGATCAAGAACTCTGGTGCGTCCTGCAACATAAATCCTTCAACAAATTTTCTCTTGACAATCATTTCACTTACTAGAGTTTCAAGGATTTTTTTGTTGCGAAAGAGAAAGCATTGAGGTTTGGAAATGCTGTGGAAGAGCACAATGTAAAAAAGAAGATTTAATAGTTTCTTCCAGCTTTGTAACAAAACTGTAATCGTCAATCTACAAATGTGATGGAAGGAAAGTATTCATTGCCAATTCACTATTGTAATATCGAAAAgccgtttttttatataaagaagcaacaacacacaaaaaaaagccTCTCTGGATCAAACATCACTCCAAAGcttcaaaaaagaaacaaacaatctCTGACTCTGTCTCCACCTACAAGTTTCAAACAACATCTGCCCAAAATATGTCACAAACACTCAAAAGAGCTCTTGGAATGAATCTCTcttgcatcatcatcatcctcccTCTGGAAGTATCAAAACTGAAATCAGCTCAAGTGTGTGTTTTGCAGAGGGTTTTCAATAAGCATAGTTTTTCACTCTCACTCAGTAttaaccttttcttttctttctccatGCTAGTTGTACAATTACAACaatataataacaaaagaaaaggctAAGGCTTTTCAAACCCATTAAAGCCCAGAACCTTGAGAATCATCTTTCTCATCACTCTCTTGCTGATGATGATGTTCATGTGATGGGTTATGATGAAGAGTATGGTGAAGAACTCTATCCTGAGCTTGAACCTGAGCTTGAGTCATCTGCTGATAAATCTGTGTAAAtgaattttgattaaaaaactcCAACATTATCTTCCTGAGCAAACCCTAACTCAAGTCCAGGCATCTGATTGTTATTACCACCCAAAATGGATACAAAACTCATACCTCCAGGAAAATCAAACCCACCAGCTCCAAACCCAGCTACATTTGTCCATAACCCACATGGTACATTTGACCTAGAAGCTTCTCTCCTCCTCATTCTCCGCCGCCAACTCCCCAATTTGGTCTACCACTATTAGACCCACCACCACTCTCTAACTTATAACTGATCATTAAACCAGCAGTGCGAGACCcaccttgatgatgatgatgatggttagaCACAGTAGTAgctgttggataattccaagctcGTGggaacttaacatattattagatatttaatatgttaagataaacacaataaggaaatctaaaaatagaaaaatgaagttttcaatttaggttagatttgtgttttccatatcccacatgttaagGGGAAATTGATTTCATATAAATGTACGTCTCATGAGAGTTGTTCCATAAGATCGAAGGTAGAAACATCGAGAGCTTTAGCTTTGAGAaatttctaaagctaataataaaagttgttcttataatTCTTGTGTTTCTTAAGATTTGAATTGGTATCAGAGGCAGGTTTTGATCATGGGACATGTGGGTTATGGGCCCACCACGATTCCGCTGGATTTAATAAAGCTTTGTATAACACATAAACACATATTGCAGGTATATGAAACTTGACGTAACCCATATAAAGCCTTGTGTAACACATAAACTTGATCCTCTTCACCTTTCTTCTCAGAACCAGTCGGTCTATCTACAAGCTCTCATATCTTGGTTCTTGTGATAGATTTCAACTCGTCTGCCATAACTTCAATCCAATTTTCTTCACAAAATAGATTAAAATCATCTGAGGCAAACTCTCATCCTCTATATGTGCATCCTATATTGAACTCAGCTAAGTTCAATATAAGTTGCACCTGTAAACGAGAAGAGGTTGCCTCAGCGAAGTTCAATATAGGATGCACGGATAAAGGAGGAGAGTTTGCCTCATATGAGTTTAACCTATTTTGTGAAGAAAATTAGGTTGAACCTATGGCAGACTAGTTGAAATCTATCACAAGGAACAGGATATGAGAGATTGTAAATAGACCGATTGGttctgaaaataaaatgattgttaaaCTTGGACCAAATttgaaacatataaaattaagatttaattttgtaagaaaataaaatgaaaatataatttcttatcagttacatcaaatttatatttttatattcttacaaatttaaatattgattttatcCCCACCATTTTTAGAATTTGATCCGTGCATCGCCCATTATTTTAAAGTAGTAATAAAACATACTCCAAATTTTAAGATCAAAATTTATCATAatgtataataaattattttatttacatggTAAGTTGGTATATGATCGAAGCTTAAGAGGCAATAGATTGTTGTTTAATGATTTTGTTCATTATTAGCGCCgtgataaaaacattaaaatccaACCATCTATACAGCATCACTTTCAAATTAATActatttttagttttgattaaAGATGACACTATATGATCGaaacttaaaaaggaaatagattGTCGTTTAATGATTTTGTTCATTATTATCGCCGCAATAACCATAATTAAATCTAACCATGATTTCACTATTTGATCAGAATGAagggaaaaaatatatataagtaataaattattgtttattGATTACGTCTATTATTAGCTCcgcaataaataattaaagtaatttcaaaaataagatttataagttctttttcttttgttagttTGCATGAGATATAATTCCTGGATTACATACCTTTTAAGTACCTtacaaacaatacaaaaaatgatttattgACTTTTGTTTTAACCTCATTAGAAGGAAAATCCataattctaaaaataaaagatatctTCCCatttattccacaaagagagtGGTACAATGGTAAAATGGACACAAGAATAGCTTATAAAAAAAGGCATAAGACATGACACAAACATACATACTCCCCATCTTCACCTCTTGAGACCAAACTGAAACAAACGAGAAGGTAATATACATTTCTTACttctgtttgtttttttacattttctttcATTAGATTGTAATTCATATTGGCTGGACCTCTGATTATGATCATAATGTGAGATCCCGGTAAGCTTTTTAATGAGAGATGATCCCCAGTATAAAACAGTCTTCACTGTTGTGTGGAAGACAGATTTGAGCCTTGAGATTTAGTCCTTAAGGAAAaggttttaaatttgattttcatGGTTGAGTGTTGTTTCTGGTAAATGTTGACATCATTTTAGCAGAAAAAATGCCGAAGGTGCCAAGCAACAGGACCAGAGTGTCACCATACCCGCTTCGCTCTACAAGGACTCAGAAAGAACCTATCAAGGCACAAGGCCCAAGCCAGTGGgaggatgtcttgtgtgtgatCTGCCAGGAAGCGCCACACAATGCCATCCTCATGCGGTGCTCTTCATCCTCCACTGGATGTCGTGCTTACATGTGCGACACAAGTGTTCGTCACGCCAACTGTTTCAAGCAGTACCGAAAGAAAAACATGAACCGTGTAACCAAGGTCATGAACTGTCCTTACTGCAGAGGAGAGGTTTATGAGGCGATGAAGGTGCAGTCGGATGGAAGGAGAGATCTGAATGCTAAACCGAAGTCTTGCGCTTTCGAGAACTGCAATTTCTCTGGGACATATTCTCAGCTTAAGAATCACTTGAAAGCTGATCATCCCAGTTACACCCGACCCTTGGTCGACCAGGGGAGAGAGCAGGCGTGGGAACAGATGCAGAGAGCAACTGAGAACAATGATATTAGTACTGCAGCTGGTCTCCCGCATAGTGGCTTGGAGGTTTTGCATCAACAGCTTCCGGATGTTCCTCCTCGTTTTATGATTATGCTCTGGGGTTCTTAATTTGTTTAGCGTTTTTTTGTAGCCAAAGTTTGaacattatttatattttgatatctaaaTAACATTTTTGATGTCTCAAAAGAATCCATAATGTTAAAATTGTCATATCATTATGtagagcatatatatatatatatatatggtaattTTCGTGcttatttataaagtaaatatattataagaactaactaatgttttattttcaattttaaataatttgtttttatcgCATCTATTTCTCCACATTCAATAATAACTCTTTTGTTCTAAGtagataaaatttttattaattttttatatgcaTTAAGGTTGGTTGTTATCTTTATGGtaaaattatgtataacttaataCCTATTTCATATAATTAAATCGAACATAACTAAAGTTGACTGAATCAAAATTACACAAATGaacataacaataatatgtttaaatttattttaaataatattaaacacaAGAATTGAATTTGCTTgggatttttattatatgtatattggGTTTTGTAcgaatataaagaaaaattaaattaaaaccaaagtaaataagaagaaaaaacaaagatttTTTTCAATATGGTAAAGTATAATACTTTTAGTTTATTGAAAGCATCTAGAGTTATGCTAGTTAAAaagtttttgtaattatttgatcaaaaatatatttataataaagaagtacttttaatttccttttgtaatatatattttctttcttaaaatatttgtgtttaaatattttaatttttaaaaaagtaaacaacaatttttgggatttgtttttgaaaactcATCTTTcattagttaaatatttttatagctttatcgatatttttttttctttttttcagtctgatgcaaaaaagtaaataaaagtgTGGataattttttatgaaaaaactaatatgcaaaaatgaagaAATCATCTCAATAATagtaactataaaatatttttagtcaaCTAAAGATAACTCGtttttatgttattaaattattttttaataatctaacaaaatgtatagatagaaagaaatattttattatttttaaaatatataactgaATGGTgtttaatataatgttttgaaaggaagatgtttttaatatcaaaattatttttgtgaattttcttttgtatatgaaatcaaattatacattaaaatatgtacatattaatttttctttaaaattattaacatgtttccctttttattttatatatgttatttgaaaaaggtaaaaagaaaactaaaataaaatttagttgacagaaattattaaataaatagtttaataataaaaattattatgtatattatttttaatttattaagaacAACTATGTAATTGAATAAAGTAAGCATATATTTTCACTCTCACTCAGTAttaatcttttcttttctttctccatGCTAGTTGTACAATTTCAAGTCCATTAAAGCCCAGAGCCTTGAGAATCATCTTTTTCATCACTCTCTTGCTGATGCTCTTCATGTGATGGGTTAAGACTATGGTGAAGAACTCTACCCTGAGCTTGACTCATCTGCTGATAAATCTGTGTAAATGAATGTGGATTAAAAACTCCAACATTCCCTACAACCCTAACTCACGTCCAGGCATCTGGTTGTTATTACCACCTAGAATGGATGCAAAACTCATACCTCCAGAAAAATCAAACCCACCAGCTACATTTGTCCATAACCCACTTGGTATATTTGACCTAGAAGCTTCTCCTCCTCCCCCTCCTTCTCCGCCTCCAACTCCCCAATTTGGTCTACCACTACTAGACCCACCACCACTCTTAACTCATGACTGATCATTAAACCAGTAGTGAGAGACCcaccttgatgatgatgatggttagCGACAGAGGCTAAAGCAGAGGCCGGTATTGTTCCTGAACCGGTGGAAGCAATTATAGACGGCTCAGCGTGTTGAAGCAGCCACTGGATAGTCTCGCCGTCCTGTGACCCAATTATCTAGTTAACTTGAAAATCCAAGCTGCTTCTTACCGTTGTTGGCTTCTTTGTCGGAAACGACCACGATCTCAAAATCCTTAATCTCAGCTGTTTCCTGATGTCGCTGTGGCTGTGGTGGTGGGTTCAAGAAGTTTGGTTCTTGCTGTCGATTGGTGTGGGGACGGACGGGTCCAGACCTCGAAATCGAATAAGAcacaataaagaaaaaagtagTCATCTTCGATCTCAAAAGATGAGTCAATAAAAGAAATGAGCTCAACACTTAAAAAGTACGGTGAGACTttagttttgtctttttattcattggtttggtttggtttgttaCTAATAACAGAGAGATTTCGAGTCTCTTAGGTTTCTGACCAAACACTGTCTCTTTAACACCATAAACAGCAAAGTGAACAAACAAGTAAACCTCTGAAGAAAAAGCAATgactgttttttcttttggtaaaatgttaaattttataccaagttttaaatttttgacaGAGATTACAAAGATAACAAGTAGCGGTAAATTAAACTACACAACACAACTAGAACAACAATGACAAGAAACCGAAGCGGGAAAGCTAGGCTAGCAACCAGCTAAGCGGACCAAAATCACATATGGACCAAAAAGTCAAAAAATAATCTACAACATCCAAAAATAATCTGTATGGACCTCTATCATGTAAATTACTTTAACACccttaataaaactaaattaaaataaaattaaaaacacaaaactaaaaaaaattgtggtcGCAGGCGTAGGGTTTTTTTCTTCCTCATTCTCTGCGTCTTTTCTTCTACTACTCATCGTCTTCAACCATGTTCCACTGCATCGGCATCAGCGATGAAGCTTGTTATCCACCATGTTAAATGGCGTCAAAACTCGTGACATCCCTTGCTTTATCTTGAGCTCTGATGCCACAACCTCTTCTCAGCTTTATTCTCCAACTCCTCCGCCGGTTTGGTGAGCCACAACCATACCTGATTGAGACATCGATCCCAGCGATCATAACAGCTTCGGTGCTCAGCATGTATTCGACTCCATGACATCTGCATCGTGGATGAAGCTCTTTATCCACCGTGGCCTTCTCTTTTCCAAGACCAGAGCTTGAAATCTTCACTGAACCCATGTGCCTTCACCACACTACGATTCACCACCGCAGCTTGTCCTCTCTAAGTTCTCTATCCGTCACTTTTCCCTTATCTCTCTTATGCGACCTCCGGTGATCCCTTGTGTCAAAGACGAGTATCTCTCTTGCTTTCAAGGCCTAAGTATTGAGAAATGGAAGCTGAATCAACAGCTTCCATTTCAGGTCCTATACCAAGACTGAGCTCTGTCAAAGATACATCTTCAATAAGAGTGGGATCAGTCAGAGTTTTGATGTTAAGCCTCTCGAGATAAACACTTCACTGaaaattcttataaaaattaaagtggACTTTTGCGTTTTTAACTTATGATGTGTATTGAAATCTGCAGCTATTGGATGGTCTCTCTGTGGAATGTAGGAAGTTTGGAGATGTTTTGGAGAGTAAAGTACTTATAATCTCAAAAGATATGAAAGATGCCAGGTCTAGTAAAAGCAGCTAAGTGATCAGTGTTGGCTTACCAGCTTATGAAATTATCTATGAGATTTTATACTGTGTCAAAGTCAATACATCCGGCTTGTTACTTAATAAAGTctcaaccttttttttttgttttcttacttTCACTTCTGATGATTAAACAAAGAACACAATATTTTCTTTGTCGGCACGACACTCCCAATGTTTACATGACTGCATTTATGCTAAagacacaaaaacaaaataatataatgattATCATTTACGTAACATATGTAACTATAACttttatgaatatatttgatttatctttacaaacatcaaacatatttttacatGTGAAAGTATTAGTAAAAGCCCTAAAACTAGATATATAAACAATTgatatactttttattatatattagatgAGTATTACTGGTACAACTGGTACAACTTTGACATTcagaaattgataaaacaaatttGGCATTCCACATAGAAAACAATCTCATTCCCAATTGGTATGTATTCAAAAAGTTTCTCTTAATTTATTTgaagttttggaaaaaaaaattattgcatAATTCCATAAGTTTACAtgatctaccttatacttttaaggtttgttaacttATTTGTCTACATAGTTTTTAAttggaaaacatacatgaaatgtATTTATACGAAATTGATGATTTCAATGTAACCGTGCAATGTCATGTAAACATAAAGAAGTGGTACAACTAAGGTAATTGTATTTATTATGAGgtacaactaatatttttagatttcactgccaaagtacaactatgcacaaactggtacaactaaaaaactagtacaactatgtatCGTCGGTATAACTAGACAACTGGTACAactatttattgttttatttagtATTGTTTAAATGTGTATCACGTTTTAAACAAGTATCATGTTTTAAACATTGTGGTTGAACACTGACCTCGagtagttgtactagttgtaccatTCATATATATCATTATCACTTGTCATTATTTGTTTATGCAAAAAACAGTCAAATGACCAAATTAGTGTGTGTTTATAATGGTCTCTcctaacaattttaattttttaaatgttttgttgGCAATTATTTACAATATCTCATAAGTTTCCATGTTCCACCTTATATTTTAAGGGTTTGTTTACATGTTTGTCcactatatttttgaaaacacACACCGAAtgcattttaacaaaatttatgattcGATTATATGTGATATCAGATAGGTGAACATATAGAAGTAATACAACTggagtatatttatttttaatgtggtACAACTATCTTTTTCAATTTCACTGTCAAAGTACAACTATGCACAAACCGGTATAATtcaaaaactagtacaactatgtacaGTCGGTACAATTAGAAAGTGACTCTGAAAGTGGTGATGCacataatttacaaaaaatataaatttttttgcatcagttcattttacaaaaaattagtCTCAACGTTAAgaagttattcaaaaaaatgTATCATTTAAAACTACTGATTTATATCATTTactaattaaatgtaattttaacaaaattatttgattaaaatgatttattttgttaaataattcttaataaatatttttactgattatttttattatttgttgcaattttgtttgtttctaatatattttattatcttgacaaacaaactaaaattttacaacTGTTTATAAGAATTGTATCAATACATCACGGTTAAAACAATTATatgcaaaacaaaaatacaaaaatcatacaTCAAACtcaatctttttcttcttttcggTGACTCGCGTTTTTAAAGCAATGGTTGAATTTGGCTCCGCATCTAGCTTTTTGGCCGCGAGACCaaaaaagatgaagatgattttTTCTAAGAATcgtataactagtataactagtacaacttgtAAACGTATCAATtccaaatcaaatattattgaaaatataatatttatatatttgactcATGCATGCAGGGGGATTAGACCAATATGTCTTATTGGTTCTAtgtttatatattctttttcgACTTGTGATGGCTTATGCATCATCTTTTGTTTTCTCGGTGAAAGTATATTTCTATTGATAAAATCCAGAGTTTGTTGGATGGC is a genomic window of Brassica napus cultivar Da-Ae chromosome A2, Da-Ae, whole genome shotgun sequence containing:
- the BNAA02G28490D gene encoding uncharacterized protein BNAA02G28490D, which encodes MPKVPSNRTRVSPYPLRSTRTQKEPIKAQGPSQWEDVLCVICQEAPHNAILMRCSSSSTGCRAYMCDTSVRHANCFKQYRKKNMNRVTKVMNCPYCRGEVYEAMKVQSDGRRDLNAKPKSCAFENCNFSGTYSQLKNHLKADHPSYTRPLVDQGREQAWEQMQRATENNDISTAAGLPHSGLEVLHQQLPDVPPRFMIMLWGS